From Serratia fonticola:
CCCGTAGGGCGAGGGAGCAGCCCGGCTTTTTTGATGAGGTTGTGCTGCTTCGGAAAGTAGGGAATAAAAACAAGAAAGGTAAGGTTTACGCAAGATAATCAACGAACTCGATCGGTTCCCTCTCCCTTTGGACGAGGGAGCTGCCCGGCTTTTTTGATGAGGTTGGGCTGCTTCGGAAAGTAGGGAATAAAACAAGAAAGGCAAGGTGTTACGCAAGACAATCAACGAACTCGATCGGTTCCCTCTCCCTTTGGACGAGGGAGCAGCCCGGCTTTTTTGATGAGGTTGGGCTGCTTCGGAAAGTAGGGAATAAAACAAGAAAGGCAAGGTTTTACTCAAGATAATCAACGAACTCGATCGGTTCCCTCTCCCTTTGGGAGAGGGTTAGGGTGAGGGGCATCACTACTCCAGCAACCCACGTTGGCGTAGCGTGAATCGGGTTGCTTCGTTCAGATCGTAGCTGGCCAGTTCTTCCTTTCGCACCCAGGCATATTCTTCAAACTCGTCATTAAGCGTGATGGTGCGGTTGGCCGCGTGGCAGTCAAAAATCAGGTAAATCATATAGATTTGCTCTTTACTGCCGTCTTCGTAGGTCTTCACCCGCACGTCATCGCGAAACGTCCAGGGTTGAATGCGGTCCAGCACCAGATCGCTACCCAGTTCTTCACTTACTTCGCGACGCAACGCCTGCTCGATGGTTTCTCCTGGCTCGGTACCGCCGCCGGATAACGCCCATTGACCGGGGAACACCCCTTTATGGGCCGCCATTTTGCATAGCAGATAGGCGTTATCGTTTTCAATTAACGGGCAAACAATAATACGTTGACGCATCGTAACTCCATGTTTCAAGGGCATCAGATTGGTGCAACGCATTATACTCCAGTCACCAAGTGGGAGTTTTAAATTCTCATCTTCCAGCTTTGAGCGGTAAAGGGGATGAGAACCGCAATCCTCATCCCGCTGGCTTACAGTTTGGCCCGGTACTCGTCTTCCAACCGGCTCATTGAGGCCCAGAACGGGCTTGGTGTCCGCTCCAGCAGGCGATCGGCCAGCAGATCCAGATGGGTATGCCAGCCGCTGGCGACGCTGAGCAGGGTATCGCGGTTGGCCAGGCGGCGATGGGTAAGGGTCAACAGCACCTTATCCTCTTGCTCGGTCAGTTCAATAGTGACTTCAGAAGGGCGGGCTTCCCCTGTTTCTGCCCAGGTAAAGCTCACCAGGCGCGGTGGCAGAATGCAGGTGATATGACCCATCTGAGCGATTTTACCAGCACAGGATTTGTATTTTGCCGGTGGTTTTTCATCCTCCCCGGCCAAATCGGCGTTGCAAAACAATAGTTCGATCTTGGCCCCGACCTGCATGGGCATCTCACCGGCGGCCAGCCAGCTGGCGCGTTTATCCGATTCGATCAGGTAGGCCCAGACGCGTTTGAGCGGGCCGGGCAGCAGCCGCTGGATCCGCAGCGTACCGGTTTCAATAATCATACCGTAGTCGTTCATGGGTTCACTCCGTCGGAGGATGCGAGTCGGCTTGCAACAGCGCTTGTTCTAGCGCGTCCAGCCGCTCATTCCAGAAATGTTCGTAGGTTTGCAGCCACTGCATGGCCTGCACCATTGGCTCGGGAGCGAGCCGGCAGATATGGTTTCTTCCCTGCACGGTGCGTTGCACCAGCCCGGCTTGCTCCAGCGCTTTGATATGCTTGGAAGCTCCGGCAAACGACATCTCGAACGGCGCAGCCAGTTCACCGATGCTGTGTTCGCCTTCTGCCAATGTACGCAGGATGGCGCGCCTTGTCGGGTCGGCCAGCGCGTGGAAAATGGCGTCCAGCGGTGAGGAAGATAATTTAACCATATGGTTAAATATAGAACGTCAGCGTCAATACTCAACCAGGTTGTTGAATATTTTTTAACCTTGTCACATTAAAAGTGTGGGTAAGGTAATTACTCCGGGGAACGATCGAGCATAGTAAGGGCGAGTTTCACCGCCTTTTCCAGCCGGGCACGGCTCACGCCATCCCGAGCCTGAACGGACAAACCATGCAGGAACGCCGCAAAATAATCGCCAAGGCTCTCTGCATCGGTGTTGGCGGGGAGTTCTCCGGCCTGTACCGCATCCTGCAACTTGGCGATGATACCTTGAGTGCGCTGTTGGCGGTGTTCCATCAACCAGCGCATGACGCCCTGATTATCTTCACTGACGCTGGTCGCAGAAGAGACCACCATGCACCCTTGAGGAAGTTCACCGTGGCTGTAGAGGGCAACAGCGTCGTTCAACATCTGTTTGATGGCTTCACGCACGCTAGCCTGTTCTTCGAAAGCACGCTCGGCAAAGCCACCTTCGTGGGCTTCGTAGTGTGTTATCGCTTCACGAAACAGTAATTCTTTCGAGCCGAAGGCCTTGTAGATCCGGGCCGAGGCAATGCCCAGTTCGGCCACCAGGTCGGACATCGAGGTGCCTTCAAATCCCTGTCGCCAAAATAAGTCCCGTGCTTGCAATAGGGCCTGTTCACGATCGAACTCTCTTGGTCTACCTGCCATCGTCATCTTCTCCGGTGATTTTGCTGCGGAGTACAGGATCGCTTAAATAGCGGATAACGCCAACGAATTTCAAAATCC
This genomic window contains:
- the nudI gene encoding nucleoside triphosphatase NudI — protein: MRQRIIVCPLIENDNAYLLCKMAAHKGVFPGQWALSGGGTEPGETIEQALRREVSEELGSDLVLDRIQPWTFRDDVRVKTYEDGSKEQIYMIYLIFDCHAANRTITLNDEFEEYAWVRKEELASYDLNEATRFTLRQRGLLE
- a CDS encoding TetR/AcrR family transcriptional regulator; the encoded protein is MAGRPREFDREQALLQARDLFWRQGFEGTSMSDLVAELGIASARIYKAFGSKELLFREAITHYEAHEGGFAERAFEEQASVREAIKQMLNDAVALYSHGELPQGCMVVSSATSVSEDNQGVMRWLMEHRQQRTQGIIAKLQDAVQAGELPANTDAESLGDYFAAFLHGLSVQARDGVSRARLEKAVKLALTMLDRSPE
- a CDS encoding ArsR/SmtB family transcription factor; protein product: MVKLSSSPLDAIFHALADPTRRAILRTLAEGEHSIGELAAPFEMSFAGASKHIKALEQAGLVQRTVQGRNHICRLAPEPMVQAMQWLQTYEHFWNERLDALEQALLQADSHPPTE
- a CDS encoding SRPBCC family protein produces the protein MNDYGMIIETGTLRIQRLLPGPLKRVWAYLIESDKRASWLAAGEMPMQVGAKIELLFCNADLAGEDEKPPAKYKSCAGKIAQMGHITCILPPRLVSFTWAETGEARPSEVTIELTEQEDKVLLTLTHRRLANRDTLLSVASGWHTHLDLLADRLLERTPSPFWASMSRLEDEYRAKL